From Daucus carota subsp. sativus chromosome 6, DH1 v3.0, whole genome shotgun sequence, the proteins below share one genomic window:
- the LOC108193005 gene encoding 3-ketoacyl-CoA synthase 11 has protein sequence MSEAKVNQPLIPPSYLRKLPDFKQSIKLKYVKLGYHYLITHGMYLFLSPLVVVLAAQLSTFSLRDIYILWDHLRFNLISVVVCSTLLVFLSTLYFLTRPRPVYLVNFSCYKPEEDRKCTRQTFMEKSKLTGNFTDANLDFQRKILERSGLGEDTYLPEAVLRVPPNPCMAEARKEAELVMFGAIDELLAKTSLKPKDIGVLIVNCSLFNPTPSLASMVINHYKLRGNILSYNLGGMGCSAGLISIDLAKDLLQVHPNSYALVISMENITLNWYFGNERSMLVSNCLFRMGGAAILLSNKRSDRRRSKYQLVHTVRTHKGSDDKCFSCVTQLEDPAGKVGVALSKDLMAVAGDALKTNITTLGPLVLPMSEQLLFFATLVGKKLFRMKIKPYIPDFKLAFEHFCIHAGGRAVLDELEKNLQLSDWHMEPSRMTLNRFGNTSSSSLWYELAYSEAKGRIKKGDRAWQIAFGSGFKCNSAVWKALRTLNPAKEKSPWMDEIHKFPVDVPKVSAV, from the coding sequence ATGAGTGAAGCTAAGGTGAACCAGCCTTTGATCCCACCATCTTATTTGCGAAAACTTCCTGATTTTAAGCAGTCTATTAAGTTAAAGTATGTTAAACTTGGCTATCATTACCTTATTACTCATGGAATGTACCTATTTTTATCCCCTCTTGTGGTTGTTCTTGCGGCTCAATTGTCTACATTTTCGCTCCGAGATATCTACATTCTTTGGGACCATTTGAGGTTCAATCTTATATCGGTGGTTGTTTGTTCGACCCTTCTGGTCTTTCTTTCAACCCTCTACTTCCTTACCCGTCCTCGCCCTGTTTACCTTGTTAACTTTTCATGCTATAAACCTGAAGAGGATAGGAAATGCACGAGGCAGACTTTCATGGAGAAATCCAAGCTCACAGGCAACTTTACGGATGCAAACCTTGATTTTCAGAGGAAAATTCTTGAGAGGTCAGGTCTTGGCGAAGATACATACCTTCCTGAAGCTGTACTTAGAGTACCTCCAAATCCGTGTATGGCGGAAGCAAGAAAGGAAGCTGAACTTGTGATGTTTGGTGCTATCGATGAGCTCTTAGCGAAAACCTCTCTGAAGCCGAAAGACATTGGGGTTTTAATTGTCAACTGTAGTTTGTTTAATCCCACCCCTTCTCTTGCATCTATGGTTATTAATCATTACAAACTTCGAGGGAATATCTTGAGTTATAATCTTGGTGGGATGGGTTGCAGCGCTGGTTTAATCTCAATCGATTTAGCTAAAGATCTTCTTCAAGTCCATCCCAATTCATATGCTCTAGTAATCAGCATGGAGAACATCACATTGAATTGGTATTTTGGAAATGAGAGGTCAATGCTTGTTTCTAATTGCTTATTCCGTATGGGAGGGGCTGCTATTCTGCTTTCAAACAAGAGGTCAGATCGGCGTCGATCCAAGTACCAGCTGGTCCATACTGTCAGAACCCACAAAGGTTCCGATGACAAATGCTTTTCTTGTGTTACTCAATTGGAGGATCCTGCTGGAAAAGTTGGAGTTGCTTTGTCAAAGGATCTGATGGCCGTTGCTGGGGATGCTTTGAAGACCAATATAACTACACTTGGTCCTCTTGTGCTGCCAATGTCTGAACAGCTGCTCTTCTTTGCTACATTGGTCGGGAAGAAACTTTTCAGGATGAAGATAAAGCCTTACATCCCAGATTTTAAACTTGCATTCGAGCATTTCTGCATTCATGCTGGAGGAAGAGCTGTGCTGGATGAACTGGAGAAGAACCTGCAGCTCAGTGATTGGCATATGGAGCCATCAAGGATGACACTTAATCGATTTGGAAACACTTCTAGCAGCTCTCTGTGGTATGAATTGGCATATTCAGAAGCAAAAGGGAGGATCAAGAAGGGAGATAGAGCATGGCAGATAGCATTTGGTTCTGGATTCAAGTGTAATAGTGCAGTTTGGAAGGCTCTGAGGACTCTCAACCCCGCAAAGGAGAAAAGTCCATGGATGGATGAGATTCACAAATTCCCAGTGGATGTTCCAAAGGTCTCTGCTGTCTAA